Below is a genomic region from Raphanus sativus cultivar WK10039 chromosome 4, ASM80110v3, whole genome shotgun sequence.
CAGAGAAGTGACTTCCTCGACGAGTTTGGCGATGGTGGAGTCTTCAGATTGAGTTTTGCCTGTAACCTGcacagaaaaaaatatgaaggCCTGAAGCTTATTCTCGTTTCTTCTGGATGACATGGATAGTAATATGCATtctgaataaagaaagaaagaaagagaggagaAAACGTACGTATGCCAAGATGTTGGAGTCGTCACAGTAAAGAGTGACCCTCCTCAAGTCGAGATCTAATGACCATCCCAAGACATGAATAATAGCAGTCAATTCCACAGCTTCAGGGAGTGCCAACAGTTCATCACCGAGAGCTTTCTTCATCTCCACTAGTGGGTGATCGTAAGAGTCGCATATGGATGCACCAAAGCCACCGAACAGCCTCGTCTCATCTTTAAGATGACCTTCACTGACCAGCCCCTTGGAGTACAAACGGAAGGTCTCATGAATACTGCTTGAGTAGACTGGCATGGTCTTAGCTTTCTCGTGACCTTTCTTTTTCGAAGGTTTATCACCACCTTGCATCATCCCGTGCACCAACTTCTTGTCGCTCAACAAGAGATCAAGATCTTTCTTGCCATCGTTCACCAACTTCTGAGCTAGCAGTCGATCTTCACTTTCTTGAGCGAGACGTGTAAGGCTAAGATCATATCCGAGGCGATCCACCTTGTAGTTAGTTTCGTCAGCCTCACAACCTCCGGCAGTAGATTCCAGGGCAGAAGCAGTGATCGCTTCCTGCAACTGAAGCTCCAAACAGAGGTCCGCGTCCTCTTCTATGATTTTTGAAACCAGTACCTTTTCCTGCGTCGCTAATTCTCGATCTTTACCCATGGTGGCTTCGATTGACTGACGAGAGTTTAGAATCAAATCGCACAAGAAACCTGTACCATGAAACTGACGAGGATCATCAATCTCACAACAAACCTAATCGCCAGAAAATGCAAACAGAGTACATAGTTCTGTTCGATGAAAGTGATGAGGAACGATGATAATCgcacagaaaaaaaaacgaaacgcAGACTTTGTACATTTTCCAAGAAAAAACAAAGCTCAAGAGACAGATTCCAGGAAAACCTAAACGACGCGAAACGATTCCAGAAATCGAAGAAGTCCCGTAACAAATTTTTCGAATTCAAATCCCTAAATGTACAGAGTAGCTTACAAGGAGCAAGTTGGATTGTTCGCGATGTGAAGCTATCTCAAAGTTTCTGTTTATAAACCGCTCAAACAAGGGATGTTAAAATAGGTTCGAATCCGCGGATTTTTAAtgtgtttaaaatgaaataaatgcCCGtttaaatcctttttttttttaactcagcCTTTTTATACCTATTTAGTTTATCGGGTTTTAAAtggataattttttaaaatctatttattaaatagatTTTCACTAATATAAATGGGAATCATTTAACtcgtttatgttttttttattgtaatttaacataaaattcgattttttggtttatgcgGAAATATTTTGATTTCGATGTTTCGGTGgaaaaattttggttttgtaattttggcgaaaaactcgatttgtttttttggcgggaaactcgattttacggttatGATTTTAACGGAAAAAGTCGATATGCctttttggcggaaaaactcgattttacgattaTGATTTTGGCAGAAAAACTCGATTTGCCttttttggcggaaaaactcgtTTTGACAGTtctgattttggcgggaaattttgattttacggttttagtgaaaaaattcgattttacgattttggcggaaaattttgattttacggttttagagAGAAacctcgattttacggttttggcaggaaaatttgattttacggttttagcgggaaaactcgattttacgattttggcgagaaaacttgATTGTGTTTTTGGTGgaaaaaactcgattttacggttatGATTTTGGCAGAAAAACTCGATTTGCctttttggcggaaaaattgattttacggttttagggGGAAAATTTTACGGATATGATTTTGACAGAAAAATTCGATTTACCTTTTGGGCgagaaaatttgattttacgggtttgacggaaaaatttgatttttgacagaaaaactcgattttactgTTATTGAGAAATGAtttatttagagtttataaagttaaaaaaaaaaagaaatttgatgATTGTTACTATGtatttatattgatatatgaaatattttttagatagataaaaatatgaataaaatagtAATGATTTACTTTTTAACATCACAAATAAAACTTATCTTGATAAGCCAAAATGTAAAGGGAAAACCTCATTTTTAATCTCCAAATCTTTTTCCCCCACTAACATTTGTGTGCAATCTTCTTTGGCTTCAATTATCtcttatatttcataaatatggaTTTTTTTCAGTATCATACGTTTGAAAATCTGCAATATACAACCAAATATGTTTGATTGTGATAGATTGAACTAAGCATCTTAATCACATTTTCATTACAATCATTGCTACTTGAAGAATAGATCTCGGTTCTCTAACATTGTTCTTTgtttatgtataattatttatgttatttaatatttatattttgtttatttaattaattattatttttgtccAACATTAtgttgatatataaaaaatgaattataaTTAGATAAAGAAATAAGAATAGAAATAGTTAATAGTTCACTTTATTTTTCCATcataaataaaagttaaaaactaataaaacatgTAGGATCATAAATCATAAAACTACTATATTTTCTGATCACAAAATCACTATTAGTGTGGTAAGTTATCTCCTTTCGCTTCTGGTATATCTTCAACTTCATCAATATCATCAATAGGGATTTCTTCACTATAAGTTTGAAAATCTGCAATACACATGGCATCTCTCGTCGGTACTTGATGCAGTTCCATTACAAGGCAGATAGAATGAGTAAATGAATATGCAATACACAATCATTACCTGTTCGAGCCGGTGAAGCAGGGATGGTGGTTCTTTCACCTGTTACTGGTGGTGAATCAAGGAGATATGGAAGACCAAGGAGCTCTAACAAAGACAGTGTCTGAGGATTCTGCGGGATCTCTACATAGTTTCCACAAGATAAAACATGTTAAcacttatatgtatattatttcataattCTCTTGCATTAAACTTACCAGGTATGGGATCAAAGATACGCTGTGAAGGGTTATATGCAGGGGCCGTCTTTACAAACTCGAAAGGTTTAAATTGCCTTTCTTCTAGCTTCTTCCTCACCCACTCTCGGCTCTCTTGCATATCCATGTCAGCAGAGCTATATTCACAAACACACAATACATAAGTGAGTAGAAAAAAAGAATGGGGGAGAGATATTAACACGTCTTAGTAGGTAGCTTGCTAAAGATAGTATTACCTGAAACTCGCTGGTCTCTGTGTTAGCGGGAAAACAGAATTGAACTTTCGTGTTATTGCTAGCCACTCTTCATCGTATAGAACTTCAAAAGGTCCAGGCTCTGATTCTATATCAATGATCTAATAAACATCCAAAGAACGTATAAGATATCCTTTTGCTTGAAAAGAACAAAGTAAAAGGTAGACACTGGACAGGAGAGAAGAAAGAACCTGAAGAAACTTTTTCCCTGGACCGCATTTATCCAAGGCAAGAAACTTTGTCACTGAGCCATCGTTGCCATGTTGAACAGAAGCAGCGAATTTGCAGTGTAAGTGAGCTGAAAACCAATACCGAGGCTTCAGTTTCTCTAGCAGTTGAGCCGCTGGTTTGCTTCCAAGAGTTTTCGCCTCGATCTGTAAAATAGATTCGGTTCCAATCACTTCCAATCATCTCAAATCCAAAAAGTAGAAAACATGTTCACTAAAAGTTTTATCACTTTAATTACCTCTTCCTGGAAGTATGGTTTCTGCTGAATAAGCGTTCTCGAGTCTCCATAATCAGTGATTCCAACAGGCCAGTCGTGTGAGAGGAATATATCAAGCGGCTCTTCGAGTTGCATCAGCTTATGGACATCATACTCACGAACATGATACACCGATTTGATTGTGCTATTGTTATATGGCGGCCGCTCAAAGTGTCCTACTCACCAAAAAAACAActcataaaaaaatcaaaagcagGAGTAGGAGTAGGGTTCTTGATATGAGAAACTAGACAGTGAACAAACCTAAACGGTAATCTCTCCCCTTGTAAATACCAGAAAGGCCTCCAATTCGGAGATTACCAAACTTGACAACCCCTGCATAACCTAGAAAGTAGATGTTGGTGGCAGCCCAACCCCCATAATACCTTACAGCAAGCAAAACAACCATCAAGAACACATTTTTTGAAGTTCCTAGTCAAACAACATTAGTAAGAGAAAACTTACAGTTCCCACAAGTAGTTGGAAGCCTCGTGATTCCCACCGATGAAGATAGTGGGAACAGGGGCAACTTCTTGGCCGGAGTAGTACTTCCAGAAGGACTTCATCTCTCTGTATTTTATAGGTACGCTAAGGCTATCCATGTCTTTCTCATTTCTCACAGCCTAGTTTTTTCACCAAGACGAAGACTTCAACACCAAAAAGAAGTGCAAAATAAAACTCTCCGGAGAACTAACTAATACTCAGAGTTTTAACCTGGAAATCGCCGCAGCAGAGGAGGAGATCGACTTTAGTGTTGTGAATCTGTTCGTGATGTTGAATGGTCTTGTACACATTTTCAAGGTCTCCGTGCATACACCCTTCAATAGCaatcttcatctctctctctctctctctgtttttttttttttttgtcacgagaGCTCAACTTTGATGCTCCTGAGTTTAAAAACAGCAAAGAGAACAGATAGCAAACACCATTAACAACCAAACCAACATTGGGACAGACAAGATTCCTAAAAGGCATCAGAACAGAACATCACCAAACAGAAGACAATTTACAGAACATAAAGAGTTAATTGGATCAGAGAGAGCTATATGAGTGAACATGTACAAAACTCACATCAAACCAAAAAATCGTGTCTTTTATGTTACAAAGCAATACTTACAGCAAATCAAATATGAAGTCAACAAGAGTGGATGGTTGGTGTTAGTTCTTAGCTCATCATAAGAGTAAACAGATTCGTCAAAGTTTAAAACTTATCAGCACTGACACAATTTACAGTtaagaagtgaagaagaagaaaactcgTACCGTTAGCTCGCGTGGGAATGAAGAAACGATTAGTGAGTGTTTCCCGCAAGGAGCAGGAGGAGGCAGACGAATTGATTAGGGTTTGTTTCCGACAATCAGTAATCGCTACTACAGAAgcgaagaaagaagaaactttaAACGATGTCGTTTCAGGGATAAATTCAGTTAATTCGGTTTAAATCCGATAGTTTTTATTAGTTCGGTTTAATTTGGTTTGGTAAAATAATGCACGTGAAAGGCATGCGTCGCCCCCGCCCAACTTTCAAGTTTTCTCACACGATAAGTGCGTGCGTGCCTTTCGTTGGTTGTTCTCTGATCGGACAGACACCCAACGAACTCCTTCCACTTATGGTAGCGATTAGAGCTAaccaaaaatgtatatatttttggtaagagTATATATTTTCGAAAGTATTTAATGTGACACACGATCACGATATTTACATTTGGCATAAAATGAGTTGATTGGTCCACTTGAATTCTGCTAAGATATTGCGAATAGAATATTCGGATAAGCTCCGGTTTAGCGAAAGCAACTCGGACTCATGTATGTATGTGTATACTCCATCTTCATCCTCTTAAAAAAAATCCTATCTTTCTATCTATCGCttgcaatctctctctctttttctctaatCTATCAAACTATGCAAAACCCTTCAACGGCAGCAAC
It encodes:
- the LOC108835093 gene encoding lariat debranching enzyme, coding for MKIAIEGCMHGDLENVYKTIQHHEQIHNTKVDLLLCCGDFQAVRNEKDMDSLSVPIKYREMKSFWKYYSGQEVAPVPTIFIGGNHEASNYLWELYYGGWAATNIYFLGYAGVVKFGNLRIGGLSGIYKGRDYRLGHFERPPYNNSTIKSVYHVREYDVHKLMQLEEPLDIFLSHDWPVGITDYGDSRTLIQQKPYFQEEIEAKTLGSKPAAQLLEKLKPRYWFSAHLHCKFAASVQHGNDGSVTKFLALDKCGPGKKFLQIIDIESEPGPFEVLYDEEWLAITRKFNSVFPLTQRPASFSSADMDMQESREWVRKKLEERQFKPFEFVKTAPAYNPSQRIFDPIPEIPQNPQTLSLLELLGLPYLLDSPPVTGERTTIPASPARTDFQTYSEEIPIDDIDEVEDIPEAKGDNLPH